The genomic DNA GAATTCACTGAACAGCTCGCGAGAAACCATCGGCTCGGTTCGTTTCTCAAGAACCACAACCCTTGAGTAAACCACAGGAGCAGGGTAAAAATCCTCCGGGTCAGCATCAAGAAGTGTCCGTACAGTATAATACGGCCATATCTTCAAAGCCAGTTTTCCGTACTGCTTTCCCCCGTCTAACGTAGACAGCCTTATAGCAACTTCCCGCTGAAGCATCAGGACAGCCTTCTGCACCTGATCAAAACCCTCCTCAAGCATTCTGAACAGTATTGGAGAGGATATTGAATAAGGAAGGTTACCCGCAACTGTATGAAACGGAAATCCCGGTAAAGTCTCTGGATTCACGCTGAGTATATCACCTCTTGTCACTGAGAGGGCTTCATCTTTGAACCTTTTTCGAAGAACATCCACCATTTCCGGAGAAATTTCTACAGCGGAAAGAGATCCGCAACGGCCAATCAGTTTTTCAGTAAGAGCGCCGAATCCGGGGCCTATTTCAAGAACGCTTCCGGATGTTGAGACTTCCTCAGCGATTCTGGACGCAATATAACTGTTAACAAGAAAACTCTGCCCGAGTTTTCTATTCGGAATAATCCCTGCACTCTTTAGAAATCGGCGCAGTTCGGTGATAAACATTATCCTCTGATCCTGAACGGAAGACTGATCCTATCGGCGTAAGCAGCAATTGATTTCATATCTACTCCGGGATAACGAACAGCTGTAAGCCTGGTTCTGCATACTTCCCTTGAAAGCTGAATGAATTCCTGCAGCCTGTCCCATGCTGAATCATTGTCCGGAACACATACAGCGTTGTACTCTTCCATATCAGACGCGTTGAGGCTCACGCTGACATCATTAAAAGGTTCGAGAAGCCTGAGCGTTTCTTCAGGAGACAACCTCTCAAGACAGAGACCATTCGTATTGAGCCGAACGGAGAAACCTTTTTCCGAGGCTGTTTTCGCGAGAGTAAGCAGAAGCTCCGGTCTCATGGTTGGCTCGCCGTATCCGCAAAAAACGATTTCTTCAGCCCATACCGGCTGAAGCGTGCCGATAATATCCATGAGTCTCTTGTCAGAAGGCTCTTCATGGTGCTTCAGATAGTACCCGCCTATGCCGTCGGTTCTGTCTCTAACGCAGAAACGGCAATGATTTGTACATCTGCCTGTGATATTCATGTATATTCTGTTATAGAGCATGTATACAAGATCCGTTCTGGACACAGGCGCGAGCTGAAAAGCACGAAGCGAATTTTCAAGAAGTATCTTCGAAGCAGCAAGCATGTCCATATTCCACAAATCTGCCAGAACCCCGGCTGTGTGTATAACATAGCAGGGTTCGTTTCTTTCCCCACGAACAGGCTCAGGCGCCAGGTAAGGAGCATCTGTTTCAACAAGAACCTGTTCTTTCGGCAGTGATTCAGCCAATCTTCTGAGTCTATCATTCCTCCTGTATGTGAGCGGTCCTGCGAACCCGATAAAAAAACCTCTATCAGCTGCCTCTTGAGCAACCTTATCCGGTCCGGTATAACAATGCATTATTACCGGTACTCCGGGATTCTCGCCCAGAACATCCAGGACAGTTTCTTCGGCATCTCTGGAATGCACTATCAGTGTCAATCCGAAAATCTCCGCCAGATGAATATGTTTCTCGAAAAGCTCAATCTGGAGCGAAGGGGAAACTCTCTTATGAAAAAAGTCCAGTCCTGTTTCTCCCACAGCTAGAACTCCGGGGTATAGCACTGTTCTTGTAATGTCAGTGAACATATCCGCAGAATCGATATCTGCATCATTCGGATGGATTCCTGCAGCAGCAAATATCCCCTGATATTCCGATGCTAATTCCGCAGCCTTCCGGCTGCTTGCCGGTGATATTCCGGGAACCATTATCCTGGTAACATTGAGCCTGTCTGCATTTGAAAGAACACGCTCAAGATCATCATTGTATCGCTCATCGCAGAGATGACAGTGTGTATCGAAAAAACCTACATTCTCCAGATCAGATCCTCCCTGGCGGGTCCTGTGGAAATTGCTTTGATGGGTACTCCGATAAGCTGCTCAATGAGCAGCACGTACTGTTTCGCATTTTCAGGCAGAGCTTCCCAGTCCCGTTCTCCGGAAATGTTTTCTTCCCATCCGGGCAGAGTTTCGTAAACAGGGGTATGATTCCCCAGTCTTGCCCCGGTTTCGAACAGTGTAAGATCTGTTTCCGGGTCAAGCACGTACTTCTTGCAGACTTTCAGTTCCGGTATACCGCTCAGCACATCCAGAAGTGTTAGAGCAGTCCAGGTGCATCCATTTATCCTGGCCGTGTAATTCGTCAGAACGGCATCAAACCACCCGCATCTTCTGGGTCTTCCTGTAGTTGCGCCATATTCGTTTCCCTGCTCTCTTATTCGTTCACCGAGCGCACAGGTAAGCTCAGTGGGAAACGGTCCGTTCCCCACCCTGGTGGAATAGGCTTTCATGACTCCGACAACTTCATCAATCCTTACCGGTCCTATCCCGAGACTGGTGCATGCCGCTCCCGCTACACACGAACCGCATGTAACAAAGGGGTATGTGCCATGATCAGGATCAAGAAGAGTTCCCTGTGCTCCTTCAGCGATAACGGAACCATCGTTGTCCAGTATTCTTGCCAGGAGAAGAGATACATCCTCAGCATATTCAACAAGCTTCAGAGATATACTGTTGAAAATTTCCACTTCACTGTTGAGAGATCTGATCTCATCTTCAGATAGATCAAGTGTTTTCAGGCAATCTTCGGTTATCAGCGCAGATTTCTCCAGGAATATGTCCGGCATCGCAGCATCCTCCAGCCGGATACCTTCCCGCATGAATTTCCGGACATAGGTCGGGCCGATTCCTCTATATGTAGTTCCTATTGCTGAAACACCTCTTTCATCCTCATTTTTTCTCTCGAAATATTTACCTGCGGGATGTACAAGATGTACTTTTCCTGAAATGGAAAGCCTGTCCGTGATTGAGATTCCATTTGTTTCCAGTGTCTTGATTTCATCCATCAGTGCTGCTGGGTCCAGTACACAGCCCGCACCGATGATTCCAAGGGGATCAGGGTGAATCAGTCCGCTCGGAAGCTGGTGGAGAGCAATCCTTCGCCCTCCTGTTTCAACGGTATGCCCCGCGTTCGCACCTCCTGAAAACCTCGCAACTGCATCAGCGGTTCCCGAAAGGTGATCAACCATTTTTCCCTTGCCTTCATCTCCCCATTGCAACCCTGTTAATATGGTCGCTGGCATGATAATCCTTTCATTATGAGACAGCCTGGAAAAGCCATTTTTTCAATTCCTTTATCCCGGATCCCGTAATTGATGACACTGGAATTACCGGCCCCATATCCTGAGCTTTTCTGACTGCTGAAGCAAGTTTTCCTTTTTTCAGTTTATCCGATTTAGTAAGCGCAATCACATATGGTCTCCCCCGGTTCTTCAGGAATTCAACCATTTCCATATCAATAGGGAGACACGGATGCCTTGCATCGACCAGAAGGACAACTCCCCGCAGCGGCAATCTTTCCATCAGATAGGTCATGATCCAACCGGCCCACTCTTCGCGATTCTTTGATGGCGCCCGAGCATATCCATATCCAGGAAGATCTACAATGTAGTAACTGCCGGAAACTGAGTAAAGATTGAGAAACTGTGTGCAACCGGGTCTGGAACTTGTCCGGGCTACTGATGTGCCCCCGTTCAGTCTGTTAAGAAGTGATGATTTACCCACATTGGATCGGCCTGCAAAAGATACTTCAGGCAACCCGTCATGGGGAAGACTCCCGGAACCGGGACAACTTCGAAGAAATTTAACATTTAGTGAAGACATTACTTAATAAAGTCGTTTCAGCCGGCTTTTCCGGTTTCCTTCTTTTTCCGGGATCTGACAATCCTCGGTTCTGATTCTCCTCTGATCACGGCAGGAGAAACCACGAGTTTACTCACATCATCAAGATCAGGCAGATAGTACATGGGTTCCAGAAGTACATTCTCGATTACGGAACGTAATCCTCTGGCTCCGGTGCCAATCTTCTTCGCTGTCTGCGCAACCTCTTTAAGGGCACTTTTTGTAAATTCAAGTTTTACATCCTCGAGTTCGAAAAGGTATTCGTACTGTCGTACAAGGGCATTTCTGGGCTTTGTAAGAACATTGACAAGATCATCAATATCCAGATCATCAAGTGCCACATGAACGGGCAGTCTGCCGACAAGTTCGGGAACCAGACCATATCTGACCAGATCATGCGGTTGAACGTTAGCCATAATATTGGTGTCACTGTCAGCAACTGAGTTGACGGTTGCACTAAATCCCATTGAGCTTTTTTTAAGACGTTTCTCTATGATCTTATCCAGGTCATTGAATGCACCTCCGCAGATGAAGAGGATATTGCTGGTATCTACGAGAATATTATCCTGATAAGGGTGTTTTCTGCCACCCTGAGGAGGTACGCTTGCAACAGTTCCTTCGATGATCTTCAGAAGAGCCTGCTGTACTCCCTCACCGGAAACATCCCTTGTAATAGACGGATTCTCAGACTTTCTCGAAATCTTGTCAAGTTCGTCTATATAGATGATACCCTGTTGCGCGGCAAGAACATCCATATCAGTAACCTGAAGCAGTCTGAGCAGGATATTCTCGACATCCTCTCCGACATACCCCGCTTCTGTAAGTGTGGTCGCATCCGCTATTGCAAAAGGAACATCCAGTATTCTGGCCAGAGTCTGCGCCAGAAGCGTCTTTCCGACGCCTGTGGGTCCCATCAGGAGAATATTGCTTTTCTCGAGTTCAACATCCCCGGAATTGTTTCTGGATCGCAATCTTTTGTAATGGTTGTAAACGGCAACCGAAAGAACCTTTTTGGCCTGCTCCTGACCGACCACATATTCATCCAGCTGCGCCTTTATCTCGGAAGGAACAGGCAGAATCTCCTTTACGAGTTCCGGAACATCAGGCTTGATGTCCTTTTCAATCTCAACCAGCTCGTTGCAGTACCTTATACACTCATCGCAGATATGAACGCCGGGACCTTGTATCAGCTGGTTAACCTCAGCAATTGATCTTCCACAGAATGAACACTTTTTTTCCTTACCCATAATATTTCCCATCAAGTCCTGGATAAAAGCATGTTATCTACTACACCGTAATCAACCGCTTCCTGTGCATCCATCCAGAAATTCCTGTCCGTATCGGTTGTTATTCTTTCAAGCGACTGCCCTGTATGCTCAGCAAGAATAGTATTCAGTGTTTCCTTTGATTTAGTAATCTCCCTGGCCTGTATCTCTATATCTGTGGCCTGGCCCTGGGCTCCTCCCATTGGCTGATGAATCATCACTCTTGCATGAGGAAGAATGTTCCGTTTACCCTTCGCGCCCGCAGCCAGAAGGACTGCTGCCATACTTGCGGCGGTACCCATACAGAATGTAGCTATCGGTGGTTTGATGAACTGCATTGTATCGTAAATCGCAAGCCCTGATGAAACCATGCCTCCAGGGCTGCTGATATACATGTTGATGTCCTTTTTGGAATCCTCTCCTTCAAGAAACAACAACTGGGCGACAATCAGGCTGGCGGTCTGACCGGTCATGGTATCACCTACAAATATGATCCGCTCCTTCAGAAGGCGTGAATAAATATCGTAGGATCTTTCCCTGTTTCCTTCTCGCTCTACAACAAACGGTATGATAGATGGCATCAGGATTGCTCCTCTTCCCTGGATATTTCCTTATTCGGTTCTGCTCCGTTATCTTCAACACTTATCCAGTGCCAGGATGAGTCCGGTTCTTCCCCGGATGTATTCTTGTCTTTTCCCTTTCGGGGCTTCTTATCAATGATATCAGCACGATCAAGGATAAGTTCCACAGCTTTTCTGTTTCTGAGTCTGTCCAGAACGGATGCAGCCGACTCTTCGGAGTTCTTTTCAGTATTAATGTCCTCTTCAGTAATTTCGATATTTTCCTTCAAAGCAACAGCTCTGAGCACAAGGAATTCCCGAACCTTTTTCAAAGCCAGTTCTTTTGTCGCCTCTATGGTTTCCTTGCCTGGTTCTTCTTCCCCAAGCCTTTTAAGGTAGTCCTGTGTAAGGTTATCAACCATGTATACAGGCGGGTCGAACGGGTTGCTTTCCAGAAGACTGTCAATGGCTTCTCTTTCTTTAAGAAAAACTATCTCCTGCTCGTAGCGGTTTCTGACGCTTTCCTCTACTTTTTTCCGGAGATCTTCCACACTGTCAACGTCAGCTGCTTTCTTTGCAAATTCGTCGTTAAGCTCGGGGAGAACAGGATGTCTGATATCCATTATCCTGAATCTATGAACAGGATGCAGGTTTTCCTCTGTATCATTATCCATCCTGGCCAGGAACTGTGTGCCTGCCGCAGCTCCCAGAACCAGTTCATCAAAACCTGTTCCAATCTGTGATTCTCCGATTCTAATACTGAACTCCTGCGGTTCTCCCGAATCTCCGTCCGGCACCGCTTCAAGCAGCACAAGGTCACCTTCTTCAGACTGCCTGTCAACTGTTTCAAAGCTGACCATTTTCTCGCGGAACGAATCTATCGTATCTTCTACCGCAGTTTCAATATCGAGAGAAGGCAGTTCTATTTTAATACCGTCGAGCCCTTCGGGTTCAGGGGTTTCATAGAGTGAAAAAGTCATTTCGAAAGAGTACGCTTTCTCCTCCGCGGGAAGTTCTATCTTTCCCTCAGGATCATTATCATCAAGTATCCAGTCTTCCTCTTCGAGCATTGCTGAAGTGAGTTCCCGCCTGACGATATCAGCGACTTCCGCCTTTATAATATTTCCATACTGCTTTTCAATAATCGACCTGGGTACTTTCCCGGGTCTGAACCCCGGTATTTCAAGATCCTTTGTAATCTGCTTGCGAATATCACGGAAATGCGATGATATCCTGTCGGATGATTCCGTAAAACATACGGTTCTTCTGTTCTCTTCTGACTTCACAATGTCATACATCAGTTGTTCTTCCCTTTGAAATGGTGCGAGAGGGGGGACTTGAACCCCCACAAGTCTAACTTACCAGATCCTAAATCTGGCGCGTCTGCCAATTCCGCCACTCTCGCAGTCAATGATCAGTAAATGTGCAACCGCCAAATATGCACGGATAAAACATTTCCGTCAAAGATCATAATTCCGTTTTGGAAACCTTTTCCTCGCGATCCGGGTGGAATACGCACTCAGGTTATCGTTAATCCTGTTCAGAGCGGTACTGTTCCCTGACAAGCGCAGCCTCATCACTCTCTGGATACCTGTTGAGCAGCAGATCAAAGAGACGGTCTCTCT from Candidatus Aegiribacteria sp. includes the following:
- the rsmA gene encoding 16S rRNA (adenine(1518)-N(6)/adenine(1519)-N(6))-dimethyltransferase RsmA; translated protein: MFITELRRFLKSAGIIPNRKLGQSFLVNSYIASRIAEEVSTSGSVLEIGPGFGALTEKLIGRCGSLSAVEISPEMVDVLRKRFKDEALSVTRGDILSVNPETLPGFPFHTVAGNLPYSISSPILFRMLEEGFDQVQKAVLMLQREVAIRLSTLDGGKQYGKLALKIWPYYTVRTLLDADPEDFYPAPVVYSRVVVLEKRTEPMVSRELFSEFRRIVSISFSSRRKTILNNLKPVLGRDQSLEILARTGIDTGLRAEQIKPEMFVRLAENLQ
- a CDS encoding YchF/TatD family DNA exonuclease, translating into MVPGISPASSRKAAELASEYQGIFAAAGIHPNDADIDSADMFTDITRTVLYPGVLAVGETGLDFFHKRVSPSLQIELFEKHIHLAEIFGLTLIVHSRDAEETVLDVLGENPGVPVIMHCYTGPDKVAQEAADRGFFIGFAGPLTYRRNDRLRRLAESLPKEQVLVETDAPYLAPEPVRGERNEPCYVIHTAGVLADLWNMDMLAASKILLENSLRAFQLAPVSRTDLVYMLYNRIYMNITGRCTNHCRFCVRDRTDGIGGYYLKHHEEPSDKRLMDIIGTLQPVWAEEIVFCGYGEPTMRPELLLTLAKTASEKGFSVRLNTNGLCLERLSPEETLRLLEPFNDVSVSLNASDMEEYNAVCVPDNDSAWDRLQEFIQLSREVCRTRLTAVRYPGVDMKSIAAYADRISLPFRIRG
- a CDS encoding adenylosuccinate synthase, translating into MPATILTGLQWGDEGKGKMVDHLSGTADAVARFSGGANAGHTVETGGRRIALHQLPSGLIHPDPLGIIGAGCVLDPAALMDEIKTLETNGISITDRLSISGKVHLVHPAGKYFERKNEDERGVSAIGTTYRGIGPTYVRKFMREGIRLEDAAMPDIFLEKSALITEDCLKTLDLSEDEIRSLNSEVEIFNSISLKLVEYAEDVSLLLARILDNDGSVIAEGAQGTLLDPDHGTYPFVTCGSCVAGAACTSLGIGPVRIDEVVGVMKAYSTRVGNGPFPTELTCALGERIREQGNEYGATTGRPRRCGWFDAVLTNYTARINGCTWTALTLLDVLSGIPELKVCKKYVLDPETDLTLFETGARLGNHTPVYETLPGWEENISGERDWEALPENAKQYVLLIEQLIGVPIKAISTGPAREDLIWRM
- the yihA gene encoding ribosome biogenesis GTP-binding protein YihA/YsxC: MSSLNVKFLRSCPGSGSLPHDGLPEVSFAGRSNVGKSSLLNRLNGGTSVARTSSRPGCTQFLNLYSVSGSYYIVDLPGYGYARAPSKNREEWAGWIMTYLMERLPLRGVVLLVDARHPCLPIDMEMVEFLKNRGRPYVIALTKSDKLKKGKLASAVRKAQDMGPVIPVSSITGSGIKELKKWLFQAVS
- the clpX gene encoding ATP-dependent Clp protease ATP-binding subunit ClpX, whose translation is MGNIMGKEKKCSFCGRSIAEVNQLIQGPGVHICDECIRYCNELVEIEKDIKPDVPELVKEILPVPSEIKAQLDEYVVGQEQAKKVLSVAVYNHYKRLRSRNNSGDVELEKSNILLMGPTGVGKTLLAQTLARILDVPFAIADATTLTEAGYVGEDVENILLRLLQVTDMDVLAAQQGIIYIDELDKISRKSENPSITRDVSGEGVQQALLKIIEGTVASVPPQGGRKHPYQDNILVDTSNILFICGGAFNDLDKIIEKRLKKSSMGFSATVNSVADSDTNIMANVQPHDLVRYGLVPELVGRLPVHVALDDLDIDDLVNVLTKPRNALVRQYEYLFELEDVKLEFTKSALKEVAQTAKKIGTGARGLRSVIENVLLEPMYYLPDLDDVSKLVVSPAVIRGESEPRIVRSRKKKETGKAG
- a CDS encoding ATP-dependent Clp protease proteolytic subunit; translation: MPSIIPFVVEREGNRERSYDIYSRLLKERIIFVGDTMTGQTASLIVAQLLFLEGEDSKKDINMYISSPGGMVSSGLAIYDTMQFIKPPIATFCMGTAASMAAVLLAAGAKGKRNILPHARVMIHQPMGGAQGQATDIEIQAREITKSKETLNTILAEHTGQSLERITTDTDRNFWMDAQEAVDYGVVDNMLLSRT
- the tig gene encoding trigger factor, with product MYDIVKSEENRRTVCFTESSDRISSHFRDIRKQITKDLEIPGFRPGKVPRSIIEKQYGNIIKAEVADIVRRELTSAMLEEEDWILDDNDPEGKIELPAEEKAYSFEMTFSLYETPEPEGLDGIKIELPSLDIETAVEDTIDSFREKMVSFETVDRQSEEGDLVLLEAVPDGDSGEPQEFSIRIGESQIGTGFDELVLGAAAGTQFLARMDNDTEENLHPVHRFRIMDIRHPVLPELNDEFAKKAADVDSVEDLRKKVEESVRNRYEQEIVFLKEREAIDSLLESNPFDPPVYMVDNLTQDYLKRLGEEEPGKETIEATKELALKKVREFLVLRAVALKENIEITEEDINTEKNSEESAASVLDRLRNRKAVELILDRADIIDKKPRKGKDKNTSGEEPDSSWHWISVEDNGAEPNKEISREEEQS